The region CAAACCAAAAAGGCATAGTCAGCGAAGCGAATGTAGATGTATGCTTTCAAGGAAATACATGAGAAGACTCTGCAAGTAAAGTCTAGCAACACGGCTCAGAAAATGGGCATCACAAAGCAAATAGCAAAGCAATAAGCGCTTCAATCAAGCCAAAGAATCATTATATAAGGTTCGGAGTCAGCAACGAACGTAATCGGGGTATAGTGCAGTAGAGAAATGAAAAGTACTAGAATAAGCGCCCGGTAATCACGCAAGCTCAAAAGTATGGTGTGTGGAAACGAGAAACAGAGGCGGGGCGAGTAACAGCCAGTATATCGCTGTAGAGACTGAAGTAGGCAGGggcatcagcaacagcctgAACTTTTCCTGTTATGTGATCCGCTCACACGGAAAACATCTTCCCACTCGTTCATGCTTGCCCTCCAGTTACTGCCGCCTCGTCGTCTTGTATTCCTTCTATGAAGCTGTACGGCATTGTCTTCGATAGTCATTTGGCTTTTGATGCTTGAAGCATCGCTCGTGCCGTGACCATAGGGACTGCCGTCCCCGTACTGAATACCGCTTTGTGGGTCATCGGGATCGATTTCACCGAGTTCAATCTTGGTGAGGATGATGCGCGCTAATCGCTGGAAGAGCTCTTCCACACCGTCCCCCGTGAGAGCTGAGACCTCGACAACGGCGGGTATATTAGACCTGGCAGCCCATTGCGAAGCTTCTTCCATACTGACTTCGCGACCATGCGAGGCATACGTGGCCGTCATTCTGGTTGCAGTACCAAAATTGCTCGAACGAAACGAGCCAGCCGTGGAGTCATACGGGAGTGAAGATTGCGGGCTTGAAGTGCTGGAGGGGGTGATGGGGCGGCGCATGCCATCCTCATGGTAGTCGTCTTGCGTGAGGTCTGTTTTGTTCCCCGCGAGAATGACAGTAAGGTAGGGAGATGTAAGGGCCCGCGCATCCATCAGAAAGGTCGGAAGGGAGTTGAACGATGCGTAGGATGCAACATCATAAATGAGAATAGCACCTGCAGCTCCGCGATAGTACGACCTCGACACCGATCGAAACCTCTCCGTCCCTGCCGTATCCCATAGTTGCAATTTAATTCTTGTCCGTCGGGGCCCGGTGCCCAGCTTCACAATTCTAGATGAGAACTCGACTCCGATTGTTTGCGACGATAGCACTCTCCCTACAGGCGCAAGGTGTATTAGCGAGCTGGCTATCCCAGCTCTGGACAGCCTGGATTCGGAACCGTACATTCGTTCTTTACATATCGGTGGAGCACGCAGGACCTGAGAAAGAAGTGAAGCAAATCCGTAAGTAGAAAACTCGGAACTGCGGGGCAAGGCGAACTCACTTTCCGGCACCACTAGGTCCCAAAAGAATGACCTTTGCTAGATAATCGTACATGCTTTCCAGTTCCTAATCACCGATCAGAACATGATGCGCCTGGAGGCGTTGCGGATGGCGTGAGCATGTCTAGCGTACCTGGTTCCGGTCTGGCAGAGTAGAAGCCGATGAAGCATTTGAATGCCCCCGGTGACGCACCATCGTGTCTGGCACAAGCCGGTCGGGTgcagaaaaaggaaggagggTGGTGGAAAGTGGACGAAGGGGGTGGCAGGTGAGGTGTTCCTCGCCTTTTATCCTGGCGAATCTCCCTCAATACTTGACGCCCCGCCCAGTCCGATAGTAGTGCATCACCTACTCCACCGTCGTTTGGCCCCGGTATCTTCGCTCTTTGTTTCTGAAAGATATATTATTAACAATATGTCCTCCTCTAATAATACGTTTTCCTTGACAAGGTTCTCATTCTGCTCCGGGCGCTAATTCGAAGTCATTTCGTGAATGCGCGGCTGAACCGAGGCCGAATGCAAACCACATGTGCTACGgtaagatatatatttgagtGATTACATTCATGAATCTTCATACTGCTATAAAAGTTGATCAGTGTCATGACTGGTGCAGTTCAATGAAAGCCAGGTATGGAATAAATAGTTGAATCACAAGAATACACGGTGTCGCGGGTACCTCTAACCCATTGTACATTTCAGTGGTGTCTCTGACGCAGTTGAACTAGAGTGCTCCATCCCTGGCAGCAGCCCTTGCTAATCTGATGCTCACACCAACAGCACTTGACCGGGCCAGGCAGAGGCTCAGTCGTTACGCGTATGCGCGACGACCTATGCTGGGCCTCAGAGCTCGGCGGCTCAGTGGATGATTCATGCGATGAATGAGCCTGCAGGAGCCGATCGACCAAAGAATTTCGCTCCCAAGCCGCGAGTTCTTGGTCTAGGGCAGCTGATAAAGGGTCAGAAACAGTAAGGCTTGCATACACTTCGGATGGCATGTCATGCCAAAACTTGCACCGACAACAAATGACAAAGAGTTTCGGAACAAGTTGTCCCAGATTCCTTTTTTtggtcatcttcttcggatCTCCCTTGCCGTTCGATATGCCAACAGCACCCTCAGAACCAGTACTCTTGTGCTTGAGAACGCGGGAGCCCACAGGCGCCTGAAGGTCACAGTCGTCTGAGGTTTTCGATACTGTGGAGCCAATCTCGTCTGCGGTGTTGTAGTCCGATTCGGATTCCTGCGACCTATCGTTAGACAGGCTGCTAGTTGGCCTGTTATTGGTTATCATATCCGGAGATTGTGACATTGCCCGGCTAGTTCGCTTTGGGCTCTTCGGAGGCACAGTTGGGAAGGAGTCGCGTTCCCGAGGCGGCGGTGGCATCGTTACTGTGGCCTTGGGCTTGCCACCACCGGCGCCTGTCACTTTGTTTAGTGAGTTATAGAAGCGCGGCTTCGCTAACAGTACTGATGGAGCTGACTGACTAGTAGGCTTTGAAGTCGGCATTCTGCTCATAGGATTTTGAGCTTTCCTCGCCTCCATCAACGATGGGTTGATTGTGATGTTTTCAGAGATTCCACTCGAGCTTTGCAATGTGGAAACCTTATGGTTCTCCGGACTAGTCGCTTTTTCGGCGACGGTAAGTGTCTGTGGCCGTGCTGCATCGGGGATATCATGGCTTGTCAACGTGGTTGCCCTTTTTGAAGGCACTTCGTCAACGTCGATTGTCTGTGATTCCgcaagaggagaagattTGAATGTCTTTTGCTGTCTCTGTACGATTCCGTCCGTGGGTGATCTTGATAATGGGGTTCTGGACATCGAGCGGGATCTCGAGTTCATCTGCAGTTGACCATTGTCGCCTTGAGGCTGCTCCAATTGGCGATATGCAATCTGGCCTCTCACAGCGTGTCCTGATAATGGGCGTCCATTTTTGGGTGTTAGACTCGCGGTGAACAATGCCCGGTCTAGATCTGCTTGCTGGTGAGAATCTTTTCTACGCGAAGTCTCAGACAGATCACTTTGTATGTCACTTGGTGCTGCGAGGGCGCGTTCTTCTCCATTACGAATAGTCGGCTGGCTGGAAGTAGACTCAGTTGTGGTCTCTAGGGACTGTGATGACTCCTCAGGCGACACAAGCAAGGCATTTTTTCTCGTAGCCAGCTCTTTCGATATTGCTGTGCTTAAGCGCTCAGGCAACGTCGGGGACAATACTGGGAGGGCATTCGATTCGTTATGGCCATTGGGGTGGTTATCAACCCCTTCAACGGAACTACACCGGGACCTGGATCTTCGTCTTGAACTTGAGAGGATAGAAGAAAGACGCGAGGAGGGTCTTGATCGCGACTCATCATCGCTCACACTTGATGACCTACTTGAACTCTTGAGGGGCTGCTTCTTTGAGAGTTTCCGGGATTCTCTTCTCAGTATTGATGTGTCCCCCGTCCgttcggcttcttcgagTTTGAGCAACCGCTTTTCGAGCTCTAGTCTCTCTGCTTCCAGTCTTTTTGTAGCTCGTCTATCCTTTTTCTGAACCACGATGTGATTCGTGGACTTAAACCTCTGATTATCTTGGTTCAGAGCGTCTGGATACGGCTCCAGATGAAAAGACCGAAGCGAAGAGTGTTTCGATTGCGAAGTGTGCAAGTCTGTAGCATTTGAGTTCGCGGATGAATGTGAGTGACGACTGTTGCTAGTAGATTTAAACTCAGATAGTCCGTGGTTTACAGAGGCGAAGGAGGTACCATTTCCCTCGTACACGGAGGGGTTTGAAGAGCGGGAGTGTTCATAACTGTCATTCCTTGCCTTGGAATAGTTAACACCACAACAACACTAATGCAAAACCAAACTCACATCGACGGGCTTGTCTATATGAAACATTCGCTGCAATTGCTGCGTAAAGGAAGGCCTCCGAGGCCTCTTGTTTTCGCTATTCGATTCAATGAGCGCTGGCATCTTGACGTGGGCAGACCAACGATGACGCAAGAGTTGGCAAAGAATGTTGGAAGATAATCATATTTACAAGCGCTCAGTCAAGAATATAATGAAGGACAGATTCAGCGCGACAGTATAAGTAAGCAGTCGAGTCGCACAGCTGACCCTAGAAAATCGGGCATGAAAAGTCTGCCATGACAGCGAACACAGAGATTTGTACAGCTCGAATGGGACAAGACGCACAGGTCACATGAAGGTGAAACATTTCGAGAAACTATCGTGTGAGCGCAGAACGAATTGCCCAACCGGAGCCCAAGGGTGCTGCCATGCATGCATCGATCTGACTACCGATACGCTTACTAAAAATACCTCTCCTGGCTCCCCTGCGAACTTCTCAGTAGGGACAACGAAGCAACCGAGAGTGGCTGATGGTTAATGATCTACCGGCAGTCGAGAAATTAGCAAAACATGAAGCTGTTTGTTGATCACGCTGACTACAGTGAATAGGTGGTGCAGGAACCAACTAGATCGGGTGGATCGGAGGGTTGACTTGGTTCAGTAACAGCTCCAGGACGGAGTCAGAAATGTGGTGATCTACAGTGAGAGGCTCTGGCTGATTCTCCGTCAACAAATACCTTGAATCATCCGTTGTTGCGCCTATGGAAAGTGCAGGTGCACAGCCACAATTTCAGCAACCATAAAACTGGACGTCATTCGAACGGACCCCGCCGACATACTCCGCATTATTTCCTCGAAACCGTCGGGACGCAAGGAGGGTCCTAGGGATCAAGGAGTAATAATACGTACTTCGCATACCCATTTAAGGGACGTTCTGATGGCAGATAAAATCTACCCGCCACCGCCGGGACCACCTCCCGGCTATACAGAGGGCCCTCCGCCTCCATATCACAACTGGCAGGAGGCAGTTCCTGACACAACGGAATATCCGCCCCCGCCAATATCAGGCAACTACTACTCTAATGCTGGCAATGCCTCTGCCGATGATGCAGAGCGCGCACACAATTTCTGCAACAGCACTCCACTGTATCGACCGGTCCAACCGTCTACTGTTGTATACAACTCTGTTCAAAACTATAATATATCACCGGTCCTGCCGGCAGAGTTCCGCGGGAACATCTCTGGCCATCACGGCCGTTGGAAGGGATCTaccagaaacagaaatagTGATTGCGTCCTGCTAACGAATCTACCGATCTATTTTGCATTGGTAGACTCGCCGTTTGTGACGGAGAGAAAAAAGACTATCTATTATGAAGTCAAACTGCTTGGTCTTCGTACAGGGCCAACACCGAACGATGCTAGCGGGCTATCCATCGGATTCGCGGCGCAACCGTACCCTACCTGGCGATCTCCGGGCTGGGAGAGAGGCAGCCTTGCTGTCTTCTCGGACGACGGATGCCGTTTCACAAATGATTCGTTTGGTGGGAAGGACTTCACGGATCCTTTTAGAGTGGGGGAAACCGTGGGTCTTGGGATGACttttgagctggagaccCCAGTCTCACAGCCTACTCAAAAACTGAGCGTCAACATTTTTTTTACTCGGAATGGCCAGCACGCGGGCGGATGGGATCTGCatgaggaggttgacgaagaagccggTAGCGTTGAGGGCCTGGGGGGTGAAGTCGATTTATACGGGGCCATTGGGTTATTCGGGGGAGTTGATTTTGAGATATGTTATCATCCAGGGGGTTGGCTCTACCGTCCGCAGTGAGCAGCTCGGGTGAACGCCATATTACTGACAACGAAGACAAATATTGATCCTCGGGTGCGGTGCAAGTATAGACCGTCACCGGCGCAATGTAAAACACCGATACCAACTCACGATGAACGCTCCTTGCTTTTCCAATTAGAATTCCTACCTCGAAGCTAGCTTTGCTTCTGGGGCGAGAAGGTTATGCAATGTACCTACTGCAGTTTGCAATATTGAAGATTACCGTAGACTTTTCAGCCTTTGACTGACCACTACAGAAGGTATCACAGCAGCAAACTATATCCTCTGGGCTCGAGCTATGACGTACTTCTAGACAAAGTTGCCTACTAAGTTGCACATCAGCCCTAACCACCGGTCATCCATAAGCGACGTACGACGTTCTGAATGTGACTGGCTATAGTAGCCATATGAGCCTTTTGTCATCAGGAGTCCCTCTGCGCATCCTCAGAGCAATCTTTGTAGAACTAGTATAAATGGTTTTGAGGTGTTTTGGATAGCGTGGGTGACTATCTAGCTTCTATATGAGAAGGTTGGAATGGCTTTCCTCTGGTCTCAACCAACGAAAAAATGTCTGCGGATTACTCCTAACTCGTGTTAAGCACATTCGCCAGTTCTCTGATGACGAAATATTATAGCACTTGGTAACCTGCTCAAAGTCTCATGGGGCTTCTGTGTGCCTGCTTCTTGTGCAGAGAAGTAGGCGTCCTGATGAGAGTCTATGTAGTACTTGTCGCAACAGCCTATAAAAAAATAATCCCCTACTCCTAATGAAACTGCC is a window of Aspergillus nidulans FGSC A4 chromosome VI DNA encoding:
- a CDS encoding Rab family GTPase rabF (transcript_id=CADANIAT00009543); the encoded protein is MVRHRGHSNASSASTLPDRNQELESMYDYLAKVILLGPSGAGKLSRAGIASSLIHLAPVGRVLSSQTIGVEFSSRIVKLGTGPRRTRIKLQLWDTAGTERFRSVSRSYYRGAAGAILIYDVASYASFNSLPTFLMDARALTSPYLTVILAGNKTDLTQDDYHEDGMRRPITPSSTSSPQSSLPYDSTAGSFRSSNFGTATRMTATYASHGREVSMEEASQWAARSNIPAVVEVSALTGDGVEELFQRLARIILTKIELGEIDPDDPQSGIQYGDGSPYGHGTSDASSIKSQMTIEDNAVQLHRRNTRRRGGSNWRASMNEWEDVFRAVADAPAYFSLYSDILAVTRPASVSRFHTPYF
- a CDS encoding uncharacterized protein (transcript_id=CADANIAT00009544), with amino-acid sequence MPALIESNSENKRPRRPSFTQQLQRMFHIDKPVDARNDSYEHSRSSNPSVYEGNGTSFASVNHGLSEFKSTSNSRHSHSSANSNATDLHTSQSKHSSLRSFHLEPYPDALNQDNQRFKSTNHIVVQKKDRRATKRLEAERLELEKRLLKLEEAERTGDTSILRRESRKLSKKQPLKSSSRSSSVSDDESRSRPSSRLSSILSSSRRRSRSRCSSVEGVDNHPNGHNESNALPVLSPTLPERLSTAISKELATRKNALLVSPEESSQSLETTTESTSSQPTIRNGEERALAAPSDIQSDLSETSRRKDSHQQADLDRALFTASLTPKNGRPLSGHAVRGQIAYRQLEQPQGDNGQLQMNSRSRSMSRTPLSRSPTDGIVQRQQKTFKSSPLAESQTIDVDEVPSKRATTLTSHDIPDAARPQTLTVAEKATSPENHKVSTLQSSSGISENITINPSLMEARKAQNPMSRMPTSKPTSQSAPSVLLAKPRFYNSLNKVTGAGGGKPKATVTMPPPPRERDSFPTVPPKSPKRTSRAMSQSPDMITNNRPTSSLSNDRSQESESDYNTADEIGSTVSKTSDDCDLQAPVGSRVLKHKSTGSEGAVGISNGKGDPKKMTKKRNLGQLVPKLFVICCRCKFWHDMPSEVYASLTVSDPLSAALDQELAAWERNSLVDRLLQAHSSHESSTEPPSSEAQHRSSRIRVTTEPLPGPVKCCWCEHQISKGCCQGWSTLVQLRQRHH
- a CDS encoding SSH4 family protein (transcript_id=CADANIAT00009545) — translated: MADKIYPPPPGPPPGYTEGPPPPYHNWQEAVPDTTEYPPPPISGNYYSNAGNASADDAERAHNFCNSTPLYRPVQPSTVVYNSVQNYNISPVLPAEFRGNISGHHGRWKGSTRNRNSDCVLLTNLPIYFALVDSPFVTERKKTIYYEVKLLGLRTGPTPNDASGLSIGFAAQPYPTWRSPGWERGSLAVFSDDGCRFTNDSFGGKDFTDPFRVGETVGLGMTFELETPVSQPTQKLSVNIFFTRNGQHAGGWDLHEEVDEEAGSVEGLGGEVDLYGAIGLFGGVDFEICYHPGGWLYRPQ